Proteins co-encoded in one Candidatus Poribacteria bacterium genomic window:
- a CDS encoding ribbon-helix-helix domain-containing protein has product MPELNPRQQGRRQRGRRGPRHPREPRRRNNVVMVRVDEENLSRIDELVESGQFNSRSEATAFLIGEGIKSKQQMFDKMAEKISQIQGLRDELEVMIAEDAKPSESAE; this is encoded by the coding sequence ATGCCAGAATTGAATCCAAGACAACAAGGCAGAAGGCAACGTGGGCGACGTGGCCCGCGGCATCCAAGAGAACCACGAAGACGGAATAATGTGGTTATGGTCAGGGTCGATGAGGAAAATCTCAGTCGGATTGACGAACTTGTGGAATCAGGACAGTTTAACAGCCGTTCTGAAGCGACAGCATTCCTCATTGGTGAAGGCATCAAATCCAAACAGCAGATGTTTGATAAAATGGCGGAAAAGATTTCTCAGATCCAAGGCTTGAGAGATGAACTTGAGGTGATGATTGCCGAAGACGCAAAACCATCCGAATCAGCCGAGTAG
- a CDS encoding alpha/beta hydrolase, whose product MRKPAMQIIEILILILFFVATTLVLAQRRRSTEAMKVPEGITAYRDIAYVTDGHERQKLDLYVPDTGKNLPLVIWVHGGAWRGGNKKHYVPMAYLNAGYAGASINYRLSQHAIFPAQIEDVKAAVRWLRANAETYCLDPNRFAAWGSSAGGHLVAMLGTTGDVEAFEVGENLEVSSRVQGVVDYYGPTDFLQMDAHRLPEGLVHDTPDSPESQLVGGPIQEHKDRVAKANPITYVSADDPPFLIIHGDQDKLVPYHQSVLLKDALEKAGVSVTFYRVEGGGHGWFRDPKVPELTKVFLEQHLKPTKPK is encoded by the coding sequence ATGAGAAAGCCAGCGATGCAGATTATAGAAATACTTATCTTGATTTTGTTTTTTGTAGCCACAACCTTGGTACTGGCACAGCGTCGAAGATCCACGGAGGCTATGAAAGTCCCCGAAGGTATAACAGCTTATCGGGACATTGCTTATGTTACGGATGGACATGAACGACAGAAATTAGACCTCTATGTGCCAGACACCGGAAAAAACTTACCACTTGTTATCTGGGTACACGGGGGAGCCTGGCGTGGCGGAAACAAGAAGCATTACGTCCCAATGGCATATCTCAATGCTGGCTATGCAGGGGCGAGTATTAACTATCGCTTGAGCCAGCACGCTATCTTTCCTGCGCAAATTGAGGATGTGAAAGCTGCTGTTCGGTGGCTGCGCGCCAATGCGGAGACTTACTGCCTTGACCCAAATCGTTTTGCAGCGTGGGGTTCATCTGCCGGTGGACACCTTGTTGCTATGCTCGGTACAACTGGCGACGTAGAGGCGTTTGAGGTGGGAGAAAACTTGGAAGTATCCAGTCGAGTCCAAGGGGTAGTCGATTACTATGGTCCCACCGATTTCCTTCAGATGGATGCACACCGCCTGCCTGAAGGACTGGTGCATGATACCCCTGACTCTCCTGAATCTCAATTGGTAGGGGGTCCGATTCAAGAACATAAGGATCGCGTCGCGAAAGCAAATCCAATCACTTATGTGTCCGCAGACGATCCGCCTTTTCTGATTATCCACGGAGATCAAGACAAACTTGTTCCGTATCATCAGAGTGTGTTGTTGAAGGACGCGTTAGAAAAAGCGGGTGTATCGGTCACATTCTATAGGGTGGAAGGCGGCGGTCACGGCTGGTTTAGGGATCCAAAGGTTCCAGAATTGACGAAAGTTTTCCTTGAGCAACACTTGAAACCGACAAAACCGAAGTAG
- a CDS encoding DUF3137 domain-containing protein — translation MSKRKSIFGPSKDEIWGQIAADIDGEFIEGGFWGKDVLIYKHGEWQILLDTYTVSTGTTTIICTRMRAPFINKDGLYFQIFREGFFSSIRKFFGMQDIEIGDPFFDKQFVIKGNNPEKIKLLLADDRIKELCQTQPRIHLRIKDDEGRFGSDFPEGVDELYFECVGVIKETALLKALFGLFCLILQRLVQIDSAYADDPQVILK, via the coding sequence ATGAGTAAACGCAAATCTATTTTTGGACCTTCTAAAGACGAAATTTGGGGACAGATTGCCGCGGATATAGACGGTGAATTTATTGAGGGTGGCTTTTGGGGCAAGGACGTTCTTATTTACAAACACGGTGAATGGCAGATTCTACTTGATACTTATACCGTTTCAACCGGAACAACCACTATCATATGCACTCGGATGCGCGCACCGTTTATAAACAAGGATGGACTCTATTTCCAGATCTTTCGTGAAGGATTTTTCAGTTCAATTCGCAAATTTTTCGGTATGCAGGACATAGAAATAGGGGATCCGTTTTTTGATAAGCAGTTTGTCATCAAAGGCAACAATCCAGAGAAAATCAAATTGTTACTCGCGGATGACAGAATAAAGGAATTGTGTCAAACACAGCCAAGGATTCATCTCAGGATCAAGGATGATGAAGGACGGTTCGGTTCTGACTTCCCTGAAGGTGTTGATGAATTGTATTTTGAATGCGTCGGTGTTATCAAAGAGACAGCGTTACTAAAAGCACTGTTCGGACTGTTCTGCCTGATTTTACAGCGTCTCGTTCAAATAGACTCGGCGTATGCAGATGATCCGCAAGTTATATTGAAGTAG
- a CDS encoding O-methyltransferase, which yields MQRLDILHPSIDNYLLDIIPERDEVLTEMEAHARANRFPIVGPLVGRVLHQLVLLTNPTRIFEMGSGFGYSAYWMAKALQKPEASIICTDGSQENADRAAGYLARGGIADRIDYRVGNALEIIDETEGDFDIIYNDIDKDGYPEAFQKAIPRLRSGGLFITDNMIWGGRVVTQEPGSNPPEGLDEREQWFHAATIGVKELTRLLYSSPDVFTTIIPLRDGVSVAVKR from the coding sequence ATGCAACGTTTGGATATTCTTCATCCGTCGATTGACAATTATCTACTCGACATTATCCCTGAACGCGATGAAGTGCTTACGGAGATGGAAGCACACGCACGCGCAAACCGCTTTCCGATTGTGGGACCACTCGTCGGGCGTGTTTTGCATCAATTGGTGCTGCTCACCAATCCGACGCGGATTTTTGAGATGGGCTCAGGTTTTGGTTATTCAGCGTATTGGATGGCGAAAGCACTGCAAAAACCGGAAGCCTCTATTATCTGTACCGACGGTTCACAGGAGAACGCTGATCGTGCAGCAGGTTATCTTGCACGCGGCGGTATCGCAGACCGCATCGATTATCGGGTTGGTAATGCGCTCGAAATTATTGACGAAACCGAAGGCGATTTTGACATCATCTACAACGACATCGACAAAGACGGATATCCCGAAGCGTTCCAAAAAGCAATTCCACGACTTAGGAGTGGCGGGTTGTTTATTACAGATAACATGATCTGGGGTGGGCGCGTTGTCACACAGGAACCCGGCAGCAACCCACCAGAAGGACTTGATGAACGGGAACAGTGGTTTCACGCCGCGACGATTGGTGTTAAGGAGTTGACTCGGCTTCTCTATAGTTCACCTGATGTGTTCACAACGATCATTCCGCTCCGGGACGGTGTTTCGGTTGCAGTAAAACGTTAA
- a CDS encoding Gfo/Idh/MocA family oxidoreductase: MNNYRIAIIGLGGMGGAHAEAVQLEANCELVAGAEINPERAEAWGERFGVNAIYNDYEKMLDEQQPDIVIVPTQAPMHHPPTIAAAQRGIHVFCEKPTALNLIEADEMVETCDEYHVKFAINHIKRASPYNRHVLSLIEKGEIGDVVLLKATDKGGRKVGNSLMEMGTHLYDWLRLFAGDVEWTHAHLVQMDGRESTVDDIKHTQEVHPHDRDAGLVLGERGHAAFRFKNGIHADVQFLAQPQTNDNAYGIDIIGTEGRIAIRESVGTTMFIHKGQHKTPAEAWEPVHLPAEDLDEQGNPRDKASIRLLLQRLMLRDLIEAIEEDRDPFASGRDGRDCLEMIHATWESHRQQARVPMPLTPREHPLERWKREESN; this comes from the coding sequence ATGAACAACTATCGTATAGCAATTATCGGCTTGGGCGGCATGGGTGGAGCACATGCCGAGGCAGTGCAGTTAGAGGCAAACTGCGAACTCGTCGCTGGGGCGGAAATCAACCCAGAACGTGCGGAAGCATGGGGTGAGCGGTTCGGGGTCAATGCCATCTATAACGACTACGAAAAGATGCTTGACGAACAACAGCCCGATATTGTGATCGTTCCAACGCAGGCACCGATGCACCACCCGCCAACAATAGCAGCGGCACAGCGCGGTATCCATGTTTTCTGTGAGAAGCCGACTGCTCTCAACCTGATTGAAGCCGACGAAATGGTTGAAACCTGTGACGAGTATCACGTCAAGTTTGCCATTAACCACATCAAGCGTGCCAGCCCTTACAATCGTCACGTGCTTTCGTTGATCGAAAAAGGCGAAATCGGGGATGTTGTGCTGCTGAAGGCAACGGATAAAGGCGGACGCAAGGTAGGCAACTCGCTGATGGAGATGGGCACGCACCTTTATGATTGGTTGCGTCTCTTTGCCGGCGATGTCGAGTGGACGCATGCGCACCTCGTGCAGATGGATGGACGCGAATCAACCGTTGATGACATCAAACATACCCAAGAGGTCCATCCACATGACCGGGATGCAGGACTTGTGCTTGGAGAACGGGGACACGCTGCTTTCCGCTTTAAGAATGGCATCCATGCCGATGTGCAGTTCCTCGCACAACCCCAGACAAACGATAACGCTTACGGTATTGACATCATCGGTACCGAGGGCAGAATTGCTATCCGAGAGAGCGTCGGTACAACGATGTTTATTCACAAAGGACAACATAAGACCCCCGCAGAAGCGTGGGAACCGGTACATCTACCCGCTGAGGACCTTGACGAGCAAGGTAACCCACGAGACAAGGCATCAATACGGTTGTTATTGCAACGCCTCATGCTACGCGACCTGATTGAAGCGATTGAGGAGGACCGGGATCCATTCGCCAGCGGCAGGGACGGTCGGGATTGCCTCGAAATGATCCATGCGACGTGGGAATCACATCGTCAGCAGGCTCGGGTGCCTATGCCACTCACACCACGCGAACACCCGCTTGAACGGTGGAAAAGAGAAGAAAGTAATTGA
- a CDS encoding GNAT family N-acetyltransferase has translation MTKERIQILVDTSRDTGWSNGLIRIEPDNIYQTTNNREYLSEAVLKNYDVLTICNSTALKYTNAELQLIHEFVENGGGLFLSASTSRFERDVREPISELGINQVASLFGAQFLPLPEGQGEMDTDANPLRGYAKKDLCFTNHEITDGLGIDDLGLTYCGILDIPAEGGVFLEHCETKEPVGACLDFGSGRVLLINTQLFQWENHPVSGRFIDWLGTNREETPQQKPSLTMDTQTIPDEIPIDEQVREDGKIKVFYTRFVEDRVDTCMAFAKKLAEEMLSKFPDSEKIDWKIDLIPSCVHKYGSNWEDSVMTIGACVNPARLAYSLGVEASGLLAEKTPFGKASDVLFDGYQFFFGIWAMKLLGFEREAAMMVAEAERQFHENADEKLVDVAKIYEQRSRKPIWILKVLLEKYGDELFVRLTEVFSEKDSDTEENMPHPTFSRVNRQIYYLSRAVGEDLFPWFEENGTTVHPLPLLPNDSDEFAAEIRGYLNTIIRDTSIDTSDRIDAIDSLLEITDDAEHQISACRDEATSPLHTADRYERLIAAAKLIRSCDDRAVKVLEALTVETGDDGLVAMTVLMLVHNSRGGEIADRLAEIAPHHDHRYQLETGYLLAKIGHPAAEAFSYKKLTDENGTRLLTMDVKRNAELYHYPIIADDRVAICNVILHTHHFPHNTHAPGTYVSWVHTTPKYRRKGIARRAFGASMSHELVRRYSCISLHTGTDNNAHGMYRNFGFVDGLLGRQFTKALRDEQTKVVEDLVVRPYRHGDEVAMASVCNAFYVDQVALRPRHAERRRTTETRLIYLAEKDRELFGYVQAQCFEKEKNVSITEFCLKTQPPEDSKHPEGFLEDVGAAMLCALHNELVKREYKKIKWGFEGEAENSYARMLFHNFGYTSEDAGWVWMFKIVNLPMLLGELSPLLLKRLNESDDYKGWQGTISIKGSEHRASLIIKDGEIRVSEEVSEATGICLSTDDDTITRFILGVITPYGAYLQNQLHIAPTVNSSVTRLLGTLFPSHQR, from the coding sequence ATGACAAAAGAACGAATTCAGATTTTAGTTGATACTTCACGCGATACCGGTTGGTCAAACGGATTGATACGAATTGAACCGGACAACATCTATCAAACTACTAACAACCGAGAGTATCTCAGTGAAGCAGTGCTAAAAAATTATGATGTACTGACAATTTGCAACAGCACCGCGCTAAAATACACCAATGCAGAACTCCAATTGATCCACGAGTTTGTGGAAAATGGTGGCGGGCTGTTTTTATCCGCCAGCACAAGCCGGTTCGAGCGAGATGTCCGTGAGCCGATCTCGGAATTAGGGATTAATCAGGTTGCCTCTCTTTTCGGTGCACAATTTCTCCCATTACCCGAAGGACAAGGCGAAATGGATACCGACGCGAATCCTTTGCGCGGCTATGCAAAGAAAGACCTCTGCTTCACTAACCACGAAATTACCGATGGATTGGGAATTGACGACCTGGGTCTCACGTATTGCGGTATCCTTGATATCCCTGCGGAGGGTGGCGTTTTCCTTGAACACTGCGAGACGAAAGAACCTGTTGGGGCATGTCTCGATTTTGGATCAGGACGCGTCCTGTTAATCAACACACAACTCTTTCAATGGGAAAACCACCCTGTATCTGGGCGATTCATCGATTGGTTGGGAACCAACCGCGAAGAAACACCCCAGCAAAAACCTTCTTTGACAATGGATACACAGACGATTCCCGATGAAATTCCGATCGACGAACAGGTCAGAGAGGACGGCAAGATCAAGGTTTTCTATACGCGCTTCGTCGAGGACCGTGTGGATACGTGTATGGCATTTGCTAAAAAACTGGCGGAGGAGATGCTCTCAAAATTCCCTGACAGTGAGAAAATTGATTGGAAAATCGATTTAATTCCGTCGTGTGTTCATAAATACGGCTCCAATTGGGAGGATTCGGTCATGACAATCGGGGCATGTGTCAACCCTGCAAGACTTGCCTATTCGCTCGGTGTTGAGGCGAGTGGGTTGCTCGCTGAGAAAACGCCGTTTGGGAAGGCATCGGATGTTCTTTTTGACGGCTACCAATTCTTCTTTGGTATCTGGGCAATGAAATTGCTCGGATTTGAGCGAGAAGCGGCGATGATGGTCGCCGAAGCCGAGCGGCAATTTCATGAAAATGCTGACGAGAAGCTGGTTGATGTCGCTAAGATTTACGAACAACGCTCTCGCAAGCCGATTTGGATACTGAAGGTACTCCTTGAGAAATATGGAGACGAGCTGTTTGTCCGACTCACTGAGGTATTCTCCGAAAAGGATAGCGACACAGAAGAGAATATGCCCCACCCAACCTTCTCACGGGTGAATCGACAGATCTACTACCTCAGCCGAGCAGTCGGTGAAGACCTATTTCCATGGTTTGAAGAGAATGGTACGACCGTCCATCCGCTTCCATTGTTACCGAATGACAGCGACGAATTTGCGGCGGAGATTCGTGGATACCTCAACACAATAATTCGTGACACAAGCATAGATACAAGCGACAGGATCGATGCAATTGATAGCCTTCTTGAAATCACTGACGACGCTGAGCATCAGATTTCGGCGTGTAGGGACGAGGCAACCTCGCCCCTACACACGGCGGACAGATATGAACGACTGATTGCAGCGGCGAAACTGATCAGGAGCTGCGATGACCGAGCGGTGAAAGTGCTTGAAGCACTAACAGTTGAAACGGGAGATGATGGACTTGTGGCGATGACGGTTCTGATGTTGGTTCATAATAGTCGAGGTGGCGAAATCGCGGATCGGCTCGCGGAGATTGCGCCGCATCATGATCACAGATACCAACTTGAAACTGGATACCTACTTGCCAAAATTGGGCATCCAGCCGCCGAAGCGTTCTCATACAAAAAACTCACAGACGAAAATGGAACACGTCTTTTAACAATGGATGTCAAACGCAATGCGGAATTATATCACTATCCGATCATTGCAGACGATCGCGTTGCCATTTGCAATGTAATTCTCCATACACACCATTTCCCTCACAACACGCACGCTCCAGGTACTTATGTGAGTTGGGTGCATACCACGCCAAAGTATCGCCGAAAGGGAATCGCGCGGCGGGCATTCGGTGCGTCGATGTCGCATGAACTCGTTCGCCGGTACTCTTGTATCTCTCTTCACACCGGTACAGATAATAACGCCCATGGCATGTACAGGAATTTTGGGTTCGTTGATGGGTTATTAGGGCGACAATTCACCAAAGCGTTGCGGGACGAACAGACAAAGGTCGTTGAGGACTTAGTCGTCCGTCCCTATAGACATGGGGATGAAGTTGCGATGGCAAGCGTGTGCAACGCATTTTATGTGGACCAGGTAGCCCTTAGACCGAGACATGCCGAGAGGCGTAGAACGACAGAAACTCGGTTGATTTATCTCGCAGAGAAGGATAGAGAACTGTTTGGGTATGTGCAAGCGCAGTGTTTTGAGAAGGAAAAGAATGTCTCAATCACCGAATTCTGTCTTAAAACCCAACCACCTGAAGATTCCAAACACCCGGAAGGTTTCCTTGAGGATGTCGGTGCAGCGATGCTCTGCGCGTTACATAACGAATTGGTGAAACGTGAATATAAAAAAATAAAATGGGGATTTGAAGGAGAGGCGGAAAACAGTTATGCGAGAATGCTGTTCCACAATTTTGGGTACACGTCGGAAGATGCAGGTTGGGTATGGATGTTCAAGATCGTTAATTTGCCGATGCTACTTGGCGAACTTTCCCCACTACTTTTGAAGCGACTGAATGAGAGCGATGATTACAAAGGTTGGCAAGGGACAATCAGCATCAAAGGTTCGGAACATCGGGCAAGTCTTATTATCAAAGATGGTGAAATTCGCGTATCAGAAGAGGTCTCAGAGGCGACTGGAATTTGTCTTTCTACGGACGATGACACGATCACCCGGTTCATTTTGGGGGTCATTACACCCTATGGAGCATATCTACAGAATCAATTACACATTGCCCCGACAGTCAACAGTTCGGTAACCCGTTTGTTAGGGACGCTGTTCCCTTCACACCAGCGATAG
- a CDS encoding T9SS type A sorting domain-containing protein, which translates to MKTHSTLIRRSFQTAIVLMSLVYFSSLAFAIEPIGTVGQPFPEQHAFLSNEAVVRVTPARIQIIDTNTGAVIDEFAERRYFSDVVLSPDASHLAIFTHAHDGKSATVSIWNVKAREQVSEWRVGFRIYDVAAFSPAEPLFAIPSNDGIHLWNWQTGEYLERMVGARRPLKSCYYFDNGSSCTSGLRDRTAIFSPDGRYLIVASMRPDIELWNVETRRLETHFEGHTGNWVEDVAISPDGRYIASFERGPASVHVWDVASRQLLWKAQSGVGRISDVVFSPDSQHLYVTTETAGLSRSAPGPWQGWDDQVRIWNVKSGQQIDTFGSEFRELKELTLSPNGKIVLLHYWDAVVIWDIEEKRPLNVQTGFLRDRFYDVVRLSPDGKTVVSTSEYFIKTWEVASQQMKRIISAEGMTFEGLAISPDGQKLAVGRDPWVEVRNLQTGNIEIQFLQPIGNLEEIVFSASGRWIATMTYWEGLSILDTKNPEKLQQIKSENPLASIHIYYQIAFSKNDEYFAASGRTRDHQDWIQLWKREGDTFVFQYAWQVPELLNSPMPTLAFTSNTDGSTVLAASGDLELHIWKLLLDGPQLLTTLDGGYHPVHFSPDGRYLFARRDGYSQVWDWQTGTPLEHPSIPVYFDISREGGILLSEAVSGQIRIWDGSVLLPSQPVAVEPGGKQVVMLGAVKRDQLLQNFPNPFNPETWIPFQLTDESHVTIQIYSSTGQLVRRLSLGLMPAGDYSSQAQAVYWDGRNQIGESVSSGVYLYTIHAGDFSATRKMLIQK; encoded by the coding sequence ATGAAAACGCACAGTACTCTTATAAGACGAAGTTTTCAAACTGCTATTGTCCTAATGAGCCTTGTCTATTTTTCTTCTCTTGCGTTTGCGATTGAACCGATTGGCACGGTTGGGCAACCTTTTCCAGAACAGCACGCTTTTCTTTCCAATGAAGCCGTTGTACGTGTTACTCCAGCACGTATCCAAATTATTGATACGAATACCGGCGCGGTTATAGATGAATTCGCCGAACGCAGGTATTTCAGCGATGTCGTGTTGAGTCCAGATGCCTCACATTTAGCAATTTTTACACATGCTCATGATGGAAAGAGTGCTACTGTAAGTATCTGGAATGTTAAGGCCCGCGAGCAAGTCAGTGAATGGAGAGTCGGATTCCGCATCTATGATGTCGCGGCATTTAGTCCGGCAGAGCCGCTGTTTGCAATCCCATCTAATGATGGAATTCATCTCTGGAATTGGCAGACTGGTGAGTACCTCGAAAGAATGGTAGGCGCACGGCGTCCATTGAAATCGTGTTATTACTTCGACAACGGCAGCTCGTGTACATCCGGTCTCCGTGATCGAACTGCGATTTTTAGTCCGGATGGTCGTTATCTAATCGTCGCCTCAATGCGACCTGATATTGAACTCTGGAATGTTGAGACGCGCCGGTTAGAAACACACTTTGAGGGGCACACAGGAAATTGGGTTGAAGATGTCGCTATCAGTCCGGATGGCAGATACATCGCGTCGTTCGAGAGAGGACCCGCTTCCGTTCACGTGTGGGATGTGGCATCGAGGCAGTTACTCTGGAAAGCACAAAGCGGCGTTGGAAGGATTTCAGATGTGGTATTCAGTCCAGATAGTCAACACCTGTATGTTACGACTGAGACCGCTGGACTGAGTCGGTCTGCTCCCGGACCCTGGCAAGGATGGGATGATCAAGTCCGCATCTGGAATGTCAAATCGGGGCAGCAGATTGATACGTTTGGCAGTGAGTTCCGCGAATTAAAAGAGTTAACACTATCACCGAACGGGAAAATCGTGCTTCTGCACTATTGGGACGCTGTCGTAATATGGGATATAGAGGAAAAGCGACCCTTGAATGTGCAGACTGGTTTCCTCAGAGATCGGTTCTACGATGTGGTGAGGTTGAGTCCTGATGGAAAAACCGTAGTTTCTACTTCTGAATACTTTATTAAGACATGGGAGGTCGCGTCCCAGCAGATGAAACGTATCATTTCGGCAGAAGGTATGACTTTCGAGGGGCTTGCAATCTCTCCAGACGGTCAGAAACTCGCTGTTGGCAGGGACCCTTGGGTTGAGGTCCGCAACCTTCAGACCGGTAATATTGAAATCCAATTTCTCCAGCCTATTGGGAACCTTGAAGAAATTGTCTTTAGTGCCTCTGGAAGGTGGATTGCAACGATGACTTACTGGGAAGGGCTTTCCATTTTGGACACCAAAAATCCGGAGAAACTACAACAGATTAAGTCAGAAAATCCACTTGCATCAATACATATTTATTACCAGATCGCCTTCAGCAAAAATGACGAATATTTCGCTGCTTCCGGCAGAACGAGAGACCATCAAGATTGGATTCAATTATGGAAACGCGAGGGTGATACTTTCGTCTTTCAATATGCATGGCAGGTGCCAGAACTTCTTAACAGCCCAATGCCAACGCTTGCCTTTACTTCTAACACAGATGGTTCAACGGTGTTAGCAGCATCTGGAGACTTGGAACTCCACATCTGGAAACTCTTGTTAGACGGTCCTCAACTTCTAACAACCTTGGATGGAGGATATCACCCAGTGCACTTTAGCCCAGATGGCCGCTATCTCTTTGCCCGTCGAGACGGTTACTCTCAAGTCTGGGACTGGCAGACAGGCACACCGCTTGAGCATCCATCCATTCCAGTGTATTTTGACATCAGTCGAGAGGGGGGCATTCTGCTTTCGGAGGCAGTAAGCGGTCAAATCCGCATCTGGGATGGAAGTGTACTGCTACCTTCGCAGCCTGTTGCCGTTGAGCCAGGAGGTAAACAGGTGGTTATGTTGGGAGCGGTAAAACGGGATCAGCTCCTACAAAACTTTCCGAATCCGTTCAACCCAGAAACATGGATTCCGTTCCAACTCACAGACGAAAGCCATGTCACGATTCAGATTTACAGTTCAACGGGTCAGTTGGTGCGACGCTTATCTCTCGGATTAATGCCTGCTGGCGATTATTCCTCACAGGCACAAGCCGTCTATTGGGACGGACGTAATCAGATCGGTGAGTCTGTGAGTAGTGGTGTCTATCTCTACACAATTCACGCAGGCGATTTCTCGGCAACCCGTAAAATGCTTATTCAGAAATGA
- a CDS encoding NAD-dependent epimerase/dehydratase family protein: MKILIIGGTGLISTAITRTLITRGDDVVLYNRGQTDTDIPEGYNTITGNRKDYATFEAQMAEAGNFDAVIDMIGFGPADVESAIRAFRGNIGQFIFCSTVDVYTKPARRYPIREEAERQPMQSFPYAYNKAKCERLLEAAHERGDFPVTIIRPAHTYGERRGLIHSLGLGGAYYFNRIRLGKPIITHGDGSSLWAACHRDDVGQAFAEAVGNEKTFGKGYHTASEEPMTWNQYHQTVAQAMTAAAPDLIHIPTDFLFEIAPKETEWCKENFQYNNIFDNAAAKADLNFRYTIPFVEGVRRIVAWLDARDRIHDKDEPAIYGEIIERWKNLSTKETFFGSSGNT, translated from the coding sequence ATGAAGATTTTGATCATTGGTGGCACAGGGTTGATTAGCACTGCGATTACGCGCACGCTCATTACACGTGGCGATGATGTGGTGCTTTACAACCGTGGACAGACGGATACCGATATTCCAGAAGGATATAACACTATTACCGGCAATCGTAAGGACTACGCCACTTTTGAAGCACAGATGGCAGAAGCGGGGAATTTCGACGCAGTCATTGACATGATCGGTTTCGGACCGGCGGACGTTGAGAGTGCCATCCGAGCATTTCGGGGTAACATTGGTCAATTTATCTTCTGTAGCACGGTCGATGTCTACACCAAACCCGCGCGTCGCTATCCAATCCGAGAGGAGGCAGAGCGGCAACCGATGCAGTCTTTTCCGTATGCCTACAATAAAGCAAAGTGCGAACGACTCTTGGAAGCAGCACACGAACGCGGCGATTTTCCGGTCACAATCATCCGTCCCGCGCACACCTACGGCGAGAGGCGCGGGCTGATTCACTCGCTTGGACTCGGGGGTGCCTATTACTTCAACCGAATCCGTCTCGGAAAACCGATTATCACACACGGCGATGGCTCTTCGCTCTGGGCAGCGTGCCATCGTGACGATGTGGGGCAGGCGTTCGCTGAGGCTGTTGGCAATGAGAAGACATTCGGTAAAGGTTACCATACGGCAAGCGAAGAACCGATGACGTGGAACCAGTACCACCAGACAGTCGCACAAGCGATGACTGCAGCAGCACCCGATCTAATTCATATACCGACTGATTTCTTGTTTGAGATTGCTCCAAAGGAAACAGAATGGTGCAAAGAAAATTTCCAATACAACAACATCTTCGATAACGCCGCGGCGAAAGCAGATTTGAACTTCCGTTATACAATCCCATTTGTTGAAGGAGTGCGTCGGATTGTGGCTTGGCTGGATGCACGGGACCGCATTCACGATAAAGATGAACCCGCGATTTACGGCGAAATTATTGAAAGATGGAAAAACCTCAGCACTAAAGAGACCTTTTTCGGTTCATCCGGCAACACATAG